From the Gordonia bronchialis DSM 43247 genome, one window contains:
- a CDS encoding neutral zinc metallopeptidase: MRGQVTPENADAVRVTRFLDEAITDLDELWGRWFAELQWGDATPGRVLIQPGTAFTSRCVDDDGNPHVVPSDEPNAYFCTRDSAPNGAGVTRIGSVVLPVQTFVNFWHGEIVGRPAQLGSGEFAAAMVAAHEYGHNVMFRIVQRGNLSESRETHGDNTELLADCFAGNWAATALRAHLLRPDDLRQAVSLIEAIGDPMPGQGHGTSTQRGLAIQRGFGLPGRPGQPIDCLTQYWPEVFGS, encoded by the coding sequence GGTGACGCGGTTTCTCGACGAGGCGATCACCGATCTCGACGAGTTGTGGGGTCGATGGTTCGCCGAATTGCAGTGGGGCGACGCAACACCCGGGCGGGTCCTGATCCAACCGGGAACCGCCTTCACCTCCCGATGTGTCGACGACGACGGGAATCCGCACGTCGTTCCCTCGGACGAGCCCAATGCGTACTTCTGCACGCGCGATTCGGCCCCCAACGGTGCCGGGGTGACCCGCATCGGGTCGGTGGTCCTGCCCGTGCAGACCTTCGTCAACTTCTGGCACGGCGAGATCGTCGGCCGGCCTGCCCAGCTCGGTTCCGGGGAATTCGCTGCCGCGATGGTCGCCGCGCATGAGTACGGCCACAACGTGATGTTCCGGATCGTGCAGCGCGGAAACCTCTCGGAGAGCCGAGAGACGCACGGCGACAACACCGAACTGCTCGCGGACTGCTTCGCCGGCAATTGGGCGGCCACTGCACTGCGTGCGCACCTGTTGCGGCCCGACGATCTGCGCCAGGCCGTGTCACTCATCGAGGCGATCGGTGATCCGATGCCGGGCCAGGGACACGGCACCTCGACGCAGCGGGGGCTGGCGATCCAGCGGGGCTTCGGCCTGCCCGGCCGGCCGGGCCAGCCCATCGATTGCCTCACCCAGTACTGGCCGGAGGTTTTCGGCAGTTGA
- a CDS encoding neutral zinc metallopeptidase — MNPAGRTPITRWLVVVVAVVSMALMAGCSGSTSDDNADRSSTGTASSTRSGQPSGSSTTSTPTDPGTCTVTACPKLPTPSAEVMKSGVTDSNADTAVPAYLTGLFNDLDQTWGGWFGELDWGSPDPGRKLIEPGTTFRTECIDDESEAQIPSNLANAFFCPVDVAPNGSGQPAKGTVVLPVQTFQKIWQGNVFGVPSPFVGDFTAAIVVAHEYGHNIVYRIADVLDIPESQEPRGNNSELIADCLAGNWAATVFQRDALSPKDILQVAALLPIIGDPGPNQGHGTITERARALTVGLTGPQLNRQGQPVDCLSRYWPEKFGS, encoded by the coding sequence ATGAATCCTGCGGGGCGAACGCCCATCACGCGCTGGTTGGTGGTTGTGGTCGCGGTCGTGTCGATGGCCCTGATGGCCGGATGTTCCGGGTCGACCTCCGACGACAACGCGGACCGGTCGTCGACCGGCACGGCGTCCTCGACGCGAAGCGGCCAACCGTCGGGATCGAGTACCACCTCCACTCCCACCGATCCGGGCACGTGCACAGTGACCGCGTGCCCCAAACTCCCCACACCGTCGGCGGAGGTGATGAAGAGCGGCGTCACCGACAGCAACGCCGACACCGCCGTCCCCGCCTATCTCACCGGTCTGTTCAACGATCTCGACCAGACGTGGGGTGGGTGGTTCGGCGAACTCGATTGGGGCAGCCCGGATCCGGGCCGCAAGCTGATCGAGCCGGGCACCACCTTCCGCACCGAGTGCATCGACGACGAGAGCGAGGCGCAGATCCCGTCGAACCTGGCGAATGCCTTCTTCTGCCCGGTGGACGTGGCGCCCAACGGATCCGGCCAACCCGCCAAGGGCACCGTCGTGCTGCCGGTGCAGACCTTCCAGAAGATCTGGCAGGGCAACGTCTTCGGCGTCCCGTCACCCTTCGTCGGTGACTTCACCGCGGCGATCGTGGTGGCCCACGAATACGGACACAACATCGTCTACCGGATCGCCGACGTACTCGACATCCCGGAGAGCCAGGAACCACGCGGCAACAACAGCGAGCTGATCGCCGACTGTCTCGCCGGAAACTGGGCGGCCACCGTGTTTCAGCGAGATGCATTGTCGCCCAAGGATATTCTGCAGGTCGCGGCGTTGTTGCCGATCATCGGTGATCCGGGACCCAATCAGGGCCACGGCACCATCACCGAGCGGGCGAGGGCGCTGACCGTCGGATTGACGGGGCCGCAACTCAACCGGCAGGGTCAGCCAGTGGATTGTCTGTCCCGATACTGGCCGGAGAAGTTCGGGTCCTGA
- a CDS encoding Maf family protein: MSPDGPVFVLASASPARLRVLRAAGVDPVVQVSDVDEDAILDALPAATPATEVVSALARAKAESVAATPEIAALADRSAPVVLIGCDSMLHLGDRLLGKPHTPERALEQWREMRGAQADLLTGHHLMRLDGGSGAHATGTSSTTVRFADATDEVIRQYVASGEPLGVAGAFTLDGLGGWLVAGIDGDPSSVIGIGLPLVRGLIERVGLSVTDFWH; the protein is encoded by the coding sequence GTGTCCCCGGACGGACCGGTGTTCGTGCTGGCGTCGGCCTCCCCCGCACGGCTGCGGGTGTTGCGGGCTGCCGGCGTCGACCCCGTGGTGCAGGTTTCCGACGTCGACGAGGATGCGATCCTCGACGCCCTGCCCGCCGCCACCCCGGCGACCGAGGTGGTGTCGGCGCTGGCACGGGCCAAGGCCGAATCCGTCGCGGCAACCCCGGAGATCGCTGCGCTCGCCGACCGGTCCGCGCCGGTGGTGCTGATCGGTTGCGATTCGATGCTGCACCTCGGGGATCGGCTCCTGGGCAAACCGCATACCCCCGAGCGCGCGCTGGAACAGTGGCGCGAGATGCGTGGTGCGCAAGCGGATCTGCTGACCGGCCATCACTTGATGCGACTCGACGGCGGCTCCGGCGCCCACGCCACGGGCACATCGTCGACGACGGTGCGTTTCGCCGACGCCACCGACGAGGTGATCCGGCAGTATGTGGCCAGCGGTGAACCGCTGGGTGTGGCCGGGGCGTTCACCCTCGACGGGCTCGGTGGTTGGCTGGTGGCCGGGATCGACGGCGATCCGTCGTCGGTGATCGGGATCGGGCTTCCGCTGGTCCGTGGGCTGATCGAGCGAGTCGGTCTGAGCGTCACCGATTTCTGGCACTGA
- a CDS encoding acyl-CoA carboxylase subunit epsilon produces MSDEKRPFLQIIRGNPSDEEIAVLTALIAGAAAGSGNTSPEPRNEWGRAIDRLRPQWGSPSSFTNLRY; encoded by the coding sequence GTGAGCGACGAGAAGCGGCCGTTCCTGCAGATCATCCGGGGTAACCCGTCCGACGAGGAGATCGCCGTGCTGACGGCCCTCATCGCCGGGGCGGCGGCCGGCTCGGGCAACACCTCACCGGAGCCGCGCAACGAATGGGGCCGCGCGATCGATCGGCTCCGTCCGCAGTGGGGTTCGCCGTCGAGTTTCACCAACCTGCGCTACTGA